In the Longimicrobium sp. genome, GGCGGCAGATACAGGATGCCGACGCCTGCCAGCGCGATGACGAGGGCCGCCCAGCCGCGCGTCCAGTACGCGAAGTACGGCCGGCGCTGGTTGGCGCGCAGCAGCACGGAAAAGAGCACCAGCATCAGCACGGCGCCGCCGGCCTGGGTCAGCAGGCCGATCGTGGATATGAGTGCGCCGATGTCCTCGGGTGTCATGTCGGGCGGGAAATGCGGGGAGGTGAAACGGGCCAGGGACGGGGAGTGCCCTGGCCGTCGAGATGAGGCTAGGAGCCCAGGCTGCGGCGGCCGGAGGCCAGCTTGGCGGCTTCGCGCGACAGGCGCTCGCGGCGCTTGGCGTCGCTGGCCTTTTCGCCGGGCAGGCGAACGCTTACCCCCACGCCGCCCATCATGGCGAACCCGCTGATGCGGAGCACGGGCGCGCTGCCGTCAGCGGGCGCGTCGGTGTGGCCCTTCTGGCCAAAGCCGCCCATGATCCCGATGCCGTTCACGTCCAGGTGCACACCCGGCGGCACCACGATGTCCACGCCACCCATGATCGCGAGGATGTTGATCTCGGTGACGCCGGGGGCAAAGCGCGCCTCGCGAAGGTCCAGGTCCACGCCGCCCATGACGGCGATCACGGTCGTCATTTTGGCGGGCGCCCAGGCACCGCTGCGCTCGGCTCCGCCCATGATGCCGACGATCACCTGCGAATCGGCGTTGTAGCCGCCGGTCGCGGGCAGGTGTGATCCCGCGGCCGCGCTCTGCGCGGCGTGCAGTACGGGCAGGTCCGACACGAGCGAGCGGAGCTCTTCGAGCGAGCCGGCGGCGTGCGCGCGGTCCAGCCGCTCCTCCAGCCCCGTGTCGGTCAGGTTGTCGACCGCGTAGTGCTGGCAGAGCTGCTGGATGGTCTGCTCGCGCGTCCGCTCCAGCGGTACGGGAGCGGAACTGGGCTGGGACATGGACTCACTCACCTGCCAGGGGACGATCTGCACCGAGCCTCGAGCGACGCCCGGTACGCACCAACAAGATGGCGAACGAAACGCCGGACGGGAAGTTTCAAACGCGCCGGCCGCCCGTCCCCATCCCCGCCCCTACCACGTCAGCACGATTTTGCCGAAGCTCTCGTTGGCTTCCATCCGCGCCTGCGCCTGCGCCACCTGGTCGAAGCGGAAGACGGAGTCCACCACGGGCTTGATGCGCCCCGCAGAGATCAGCGGGATCACCGCGTTGGAGAACTCGCGCGCCAGGGCGATCTTTTCCTCCAGCGGGCGGCTGCGCAGCACGGTGCCGAACAGGTGGATGCGCCGGCGCAGCAGCAGCCCCAAATCCACCTCCACCTTGGAGCCGCCCGTCGTGCCGACGACGACGACGCGGCCGCGCAGGGCCACCACGCGCAGGGACGCCTCCAGCAGCTTGCCGCCCACCAGGTCCAGCACCGCGTGCACGCCGCTGCCGTAGGTTGCCTGGTTCACCGCCTCGGCCAGGTCTTCGCGCGAGGTGTCGACGCCCGTCTCAAGCCCCAGTTCGGCCGCGCGCTTCAGCTTGGCGGCCGTCCGCGACGTGCCGATCACCGTGGCCCCCGCCGCGCTGGCCAGCTGCACCGCCGCCGTCCCCACGCCGCTGCCGACGGCCAGGATCAGCACCCGCTCGCCGACGGTCAGGTCCAGCTGGCGGAACAGCGAGTCGTACGCCGTCAGGAACGCTTCGGGGATGGCGGCCGCGTCTTCCCACTCCAGGTTCTGGGGAATGCGGATGCCCTCGCGCTCGTGCACCACCACGTACTCCGCGTGTCCGCCGCCGCCCACGATGCCCATCACCCGGTTGCCGACGGCCCACAGCCCGGCGCCCTCCCCCACCGCGTCCACCTCGCC is a window encoding:
- a CDS encoding DUF1707 SHOCT-like domain-containing protein, with translation MSQPSSAPVPLERTREQTIQQLCQHYAVDNLTDTGLEERLDRAHAAGSLEELRSLVSDLPVLHAAQSAAAGSHLPATGGYNADSQVIVGIMGGAERSGAWAPAKMTTVIAVMGGVDLDLREARFAPGVTEINILAIMGGVDIVVPPGVHLDVNGIGIMGGFGQKGHTDAPADGSAPVLRISGFAMMGGVGVSVRLPGEKASDAKRRERLSREAAKLASGRRSLGS
- a CDS encoding NAD(P)H-quinone oxidoreductase; translated protein: PGGPEVLEMQDRPVPQPGPGEIRVKVHASALNRADLLQRRGAYPAPPGAPADIPGLEYAGEVDAVGEGAGLWAVGNRVMGIVGGGGHAEYVVVHEREGIRIPQNLEWEDAAAIPEAFLTAYDSLFRQLDLTVGERVLILAVGSGVGTAAVQLASAAGATVIGTSRTAAKLKRAAELGLETGVDTSREDLAEAVNQATYGSGVHAVLDLVGGKLLEASLRVVALRGRVVVVGTTGGSKVEVDLGLLLRRRIHLFGTVLRSRPLEEKIALAREFSNAVIPLISAGRIKPVVDSVFRFDQVAQAQARMEANESFGKIVLTW